The genomic stretch aggctgttccatttcCCTGGCATGCATTGattgagtaaccaccatgatgaacgtcgaatgaaacttgtaaagcactaatttcctctcaacgaaagcaccaaacttttgacgcggtttttcgctaacagtagatttagaaatctaataaggatattagtgcttatttgcgaACCGTAATGAAATTATAAGAACCGTTTtgtacacacacaattttacgtggttcaatggaaTATAGtcttgctatctcggataataaatgataaatgttcaatacagcctgggcattaatgagcgtataaagagcctccaagtctCTCGCGATCCTTTAATATATGTTCTGAAAAGGTtttcacgagctgaatatcttcatcgagctggtgatcaaagattatTCGAACCTTAGCTCGGATTAACTTCAGAGTGCCCAAAAGGGGGATCTGTACCGTTATCCTAAGAGGCAGCCTGATAATAACCTGAATGTCATATACCGAATCCCAACTcaagctgctcacatcatcattagctagatgttctacttgtctacttttccatatattcatctgccagGTGTTcccctagctgagtgattaaattcacgctaatttttagggtacaacatatatatatataatatacataattttcaaagtaataataacaaaaattaaaaaaaaaaatcataaacatatatttgAATCAAATCTATACACAATgtgatatgtaaaattaaaattaaaattattttctacaTTGTCAACAAAGTTATTTTCTTAGAAAACCCACTCAAAATCTCAAAATAATCACaacatataaagaaaaatatcacaaaatatcattttaacaattaattatacttataattttgaaaacttacctcaaatgtgtgcttgaaatagaaattttaaGTCAAAATCTCAAGTTCCCACACCTCCTATATTCTCCAACAAAATCCTAAAAAATCTAATGAAAaaactcataatcataactaacaCAAAATTTCATATAAATATCATCTTAATtcaaaacatataatttttttcaagaaaatttaCCTCAAAACTTGAAAATGGAGAGATTTTTGTAGGTTTTAAACCTAAAAAATCTCCAGAATTCTGCCCCAATTTGCCTCTGCCTGCCTCAGTGTATCGCACCTCTGGAAGAGAAGAAGTCAAGGGTAATAGCCAAGGAGGACTTCCAACGTCTTCCATTGGGAGACATGCCACATGTCCCGTGTCTCtcattgggagacattggatgcCCCCCTCGACACGTGTTTAGACCCCAAATTTTCAATGTCTTCCTGCACTTTTAATGTATCAAATTTtagcaattaataaaaaaattcaatgcctcccaacataagacatttaaaatgtctcctaatttttaatgtcttataccaatggtgtaagacattgtagggagtcattgaatgtcaaaattgttgtagtgttaaaaataaataagtacaTCCCACTGATTAATTAACATAATGAAAGACTCCAAGGCACTATAGCATTCCAGATCGTTTTCTCATCCAATAGCTCCCTGCAACATACAAACATACTTATGGAAAAATGACTCAgctcaccatgcgtgccaaacAAGTCTATCTAGTGTCTACCtgcaagggggaaagtaaggggtgagttaaaagcccagtaaggaagtgcaAACAAGACATACAAGCATAAGCGACATATTCCACACATTCTTTATTATACTTTTCTTATAGCAATCACTATCAACACatgtcataatcataaacatgataCTATTTGCGACATAAGCATAATTTTACATCATAAGATCGTAATCATAACCACAAGATCATTTGCAACATGAGAATACACATTCAACCAAGATCGTAAGCAACATAAtcataagcatacaacataagatcatggctccCCTATTGTCCATTGATCCATGTGACTCCCTTTTGGCCATAATTCACCTGGCATCCTTTCAGCCATGAATTTCCTTAGCACCCTTTTGGTCAGAATATTAGGCACGTCTGCCTTTAATAACACTGCAGCACTTGGTTAAGCAAACATAAACAATGGCATACATATCATCGTAACAAGAGTCCAATCAGaaacaaaccaaaatctagctaacttccttacctcaggtccaagcaaaataAGAGCGGGAATACATCACATGAGCCTAGAATAATTTTTCACACATGAACGTGTCTAAACATATCTCACATGTGCATGGTTCATGCACACGTGACATCTATCTCATAAAAAGTTGCGCCACTTTCTAGATTTTAGCATAGCTCATACACAAAATCATGATTGCATGTCACACATATCAATCTTAAAGGTCTTCAAGCAAGGACCTTAGACTTACTCAATTAACATATAATTACACGTAAAAATGctcttgcatgtaacatgcatacgtgagaccaTTCTTGAAAACCATGCCAAAGTTTATGATATCATACACTTATTTCTTAACTTTAGAAAAAATTCAACAAGCATTGTTAACACTCAATTAATGACCCATTAATTTTCCTATCGTACTTGCTATCATTTTGACATCTAAAAACCATTTAAAATCATGCATCAAGACTTAATCCCCAAAATTATAAACAAAAGTCACAAACTAAACATGGCGTAAGTCAACAATAGGCAAAGGATAACAAACattaatccaaacatatataCAAACTTGTTTGatattcataatttattttaGAAATCATATTaccaaaataattaatcaatttctaacatgctttcaaatccaaccacaaaataagaaataacacttttctaaaaaaatgtaattatttttaattatctttctagaacacctaatcacataaaatcatgccATTCACAATTATtcaaaatttgtttaaaaaaattcataGTTATAAATACCATATCATCAGAGAAAAAAAATCACCTTTAGATACTCATGCCTGCTAAACtcataaacttcaaaataaaattcagcatgttattcatttattttcatttatctTTTATGCAtataaattcacataaaatcataggtttCCTTTAgtgaaatgaaagaaaaaaaaatatgtgaaaCTAATCCTTTTCATCTTTAACATATATCATGAAATCATGGCATCAAACTCATTCTTAGTTTACTCATGCTtgctaaataaatataaaaataataaaactgagcaagtaacatacaattaaaaaatGACCAATAACACtttaataatataccaacaatacATGGATACGTCTAACATGCTTTCTAATATATTATGCAAGTCCCTAACAATCTTTAATCTCATGTACACATTTAGAACAATATTACACCATGTAATATAGCCTGAAATACATATAGACTTAACAACCAAGTTTACCACAAAATGACACCATGTTTCTTTATTCAAGTATCAagagaaaatcaataaaaataaaacaaacaactaGAACCCATTTCATACCCCTTGGCAGAACACCCTATGAATCCAAAAGAAAAATATTGCATTaatccacataaaatcatagcacaAAAACAAGAGATGAAACAAAATAAAACTATTACATGCTCCCTATAAATCACATACCCTTATTTCCATTTCAAAACCACCAATACTTAACAATATCAATATCAACATATGTTTTATCAAAACTcacattttcttttccaaaaaaaataatGGATTCAGTTATTTTAAGAACCAAGAGTATCAAACCAAAACATACCATTCATGCAAACCAAACTAAACCACAATTCTAGCATGCTTTTCTATGATAATCAACCaatcaagaaaagaaaaatgacaaaaaaaaatccATTACCTCTTGGTGGTATTCAAGAACACAAAGTAAATCAATCCTCAACCACCTAGGGATTTCGAAATATCGCCAAAGAAAAAGAGACACAAACGTCTTAGAATTGAGAAAGATTTCTCTAATCTTAGATGATCAagaaccaaaaataaaataaaaaatgagaacaCATACCTAGAGATCTTTGAAAACCTTTCCTCTTCTCCTccttcctctctttctttctctttttcgtgctcccctttctctctttctctccaaaTTTTTGCAGCCACACAACAAGAATTCCCAAGGCTCGCATGTCTTCTATTTATAACCCCTAGTTACCTAACCCTAAGAAAAGAACTCAAGTGTAAAAACTAAAATCCTATCCCACAAAATAAGCTAAATCTTGCCATTTCCTCTCCTTACACCTTGCCTAAAACTTATCTACAATGTGAACATAACTAAAACGATAAGCTTTTTCATCTTATCCCAAAAGATGAaaacaaatattttcttttatatttattttcttttcttaataAAAAGGAAAATGCTCAAGACCCTCATTAGGTCTAGGTTCATATTTTCTTATCTTatttccatctttattttcttaatctaaattaaataaataaaacaaatcccATTCACACACACACTACACACtcgacacacacacacacacacacacacacaaataaataaaaaaaaaaatgcaacctATTCTAAGCACATAATTTTGTCACACCAAATAAAATTGTAACACtaataataaaacaaacattACACAATTATTCCAAACAATCAATTAATTCCTAATCAcacaaaacaaacatttaaattATTTGCtaaaattcaaaaaattaaactaaaacagaacaattaaataaattaattggatCACTACAatctaccctccttaaaaggaatttcttcCTTGAAATTATCCCATACCATACAACTCAGGGTAGCGTTCTCTCATGTCCTCTTTCAACTCCCAGGTTGCCTCTCTAGTTGAACagttcttccacaggaccttcaCTAGTAGAATCTTCTTGAAGCTTAGTTCCTTGACTCCTGACTCTAAGATTTGCACTGGCTGCTCATCATAACTTAGGTCATGCTTCAGTTCCAACAATTGATAACTCAACACATGGGAGGGATGCACATATTTCCTCAACATTGAAATATATTACACATTATGTGTCTCAACGAGTGCTGGTGGTAAAGCTAAGTGATAGTCAACTTGCTCAACTTTCTCCAAAATCTTAAATGGACTCATATACCATGGGCTTAACTTTCCATTCTTCCCAAAATGCATGACCCCTTTCATGGGTGAGACCCTCAGAAGCACCTGATCACTTACTAAGAATTCCAACTTTCTTCTCTTAAGATTTGCATAGCTTTTCTGTATACTCTGAGTAGTCATCATCCCCTGCCTAATCTTAATGACTGCTTCAGTGGCCTCTCTCACTTCTTCTTTACCTAGAATATGTTTCTCCcccacctcatcccaatgtagggGTGTCCTGCATTTGCGTCCATGTAGCATCTCATACGGGGCCATCCCAATAGTAAACTGGTAGCTATTTTTATAAGAGAATTCTATTAGAGGTAAATATCGACTCCATGATCCTGAAAAGTCAAGTGCACAAGATATCAACATGTCCTAAAGAATCTATATTATTCGCTCTGATTGACCATCTGTTTGGGGATGGAAGGTCGTACTAAGTTTAAGCCTCATCCTTATTGCTTGCTGTAAACTCCTCCAAAACTTTTAAGTGAACATAGACCATCTATCAGATATTATAGATTTTGGCACTCCATGTAATCGGACGATCTCACTTACATATAACTCTGCACATTGCTCAGCGATATAAGTTGTATTAACTAGTAGGAAGTGTgttgacttggtgagtctatcgaTTAtcacccaagctgaatcatgttgTTTTAGTGTccttggcaatcctaccacaaagccCATGgttgtcttcccatttccattctgggatactgATGGGTTGGAGCAAACATGCTGGCATCTGGTGCTTTGCTTTAACCTGCTGATAAGCGAGACACCACatcacatactctgctatgtcgcgcttcattcctggccaccagtacaatgcTTTTAAGTCATTGTACATATTGCTAGAGCCTAGATGCAGGGAGTAAGGAGTAGTGTGAACCTTTGAACTGGTGCTCCCATTTAGATCCATATTTGCTGGAACACAAATTTGATCCTTACACCACAACAATCCACCCTTGGAATTGGTGAAGTTGTTGTCACTCCCTTCCTTGATTAGTGCTTACTGCCTAACCAAAGCCTCATCAAGTTTTTGCTTCTCCTTTCTCTGTTCAAGTAAAGATGATTGCAGGGTAAGGCTTGACAAACCCCCAGATTCTAATTCAATTCCAACTGCTACCATTTCCTTCCGAAGTGGTGCCTCTATTGTACTTTGTGCTGAGAGAGTCCCATAATTGCGTCTACTCAAGGCATCTACCACAACGTTTTCCTTGcctgggtgataaaggatctcccagtcatagtcctttactaactccaacaccCTTGCCTCGTATTCAAccctttctgagtgaagaagtactttaggtTCTTATGGTATGTGTATATCTCACATTTTTATCCGTAAAGGTGGTGCCTACATATCTTAAGGGCAAACACTAC from Humulus lupulus chromosome 5, drHumLupu1.1, whole genome shotgun sequence encodes the following:
- the LOC133779795 gene encoding uncharacterized protein LOC133779795; this translates as MDLNGSTSSKVHTTPYSLHLGSSNMYNDLKALYWWPGMKRDIAEYVMWCLAYQQVKAKHQMPACLLQPISIPEWKWEDNHGLCGSWSRYLPLIEFSYKNSYQFTIGMAPYEMLHGRKCRTPLHWDEVGEKHILGKEEVREATEAVIKIRQGMMTTQSIQKSYANLKRRKLEFLVSDQVLLRVSPMKGVMHFGKNGKLSPWYMSPFKILEKVEQVDYHLALPPALVETHNV